A segment of the Cetobacterium somerae ATCC BAA-474 genome:
ACAGCTAAAAAATGTAGTTGGATAGTTCCAGAAACAGGGCTTTCTAAAAACTTTTGGTTAAGAGCCATCGGATGGCATTTAATGTCGATAGTTGATACTTTAGAATATATGTCAGAAGAGATTTTTAATGAATATAGAGGGCTTCAAATCTTATTCAAAGAGGCGATAAAAGGGGTAGATGAGTACAGAGATTTGATGAAAAATATGTGGTATCAGATTGTAGATAAAAAAGAGATGAATGGAAACTATCTTGAGACTTCTGGATCTTTAATGGTAGCCTATGCCATGATGAAAGGAGCAAGATTAGGATATATCGGTGAAAGGTACTCAGAAATTGGAAAAAAGGCTTTTGAAGGAATTTATAAAGAATACTTAAGAGAAAAAGAAGATAAAAGTTTATCTTTAGATGGAATTTGTTTAGTTGCAGGATTAGGTGGATTTGGTGGTCAAGAAAGAGATGGAAGCTACGAATATTACTTATCAGAGCCTATTGTTTCTGATGATGTAAAAGGCAGTGGAATATTTTTGATGACATATAGTGAGTATTTATATTTAGAAAAGGATGTGATGAATAGTGAAAAGTAAACAATTTAACGGATATTTATTTATAGCTCCATGGATAATAGGATTTTTAATTTTTACAGTTTATCCTTTTATTTCATCACTTTGGTTAAGTTTTACAAATTACAATTTATTAAGTGCACCAAAATTTGTAGGTCTTTCAAATTATATAAAGTTATTTAATGACCCTTTATTTTTAAAAACATTGTCTAATACCTTAAAATATGTATTTATAACAGTTCCTATAAAGTTAGCTTTTGCATTATTTATAGCAAACATTTTAAATTATAAATTAAAGGGAATAAACTTTTTTAGAACGGCTTATTATATACCATCTATATTAGGAGGAAGTGTTGCAATAGCTGTTTTATGGAGATTTTTATTTTCAGATCAAGGATTAATAAATATAATAATTGGATATTTAGGAGTTAATCCAATTTCATGGTTAGGAGATCCAAAGTATGCATTATTTACAGTAAGTCTTTTAAGAGCTTGGCAGTTTGGATCTGCAATGGTGATATTTTTAGCAGCTTTAAAAAATATACCAGAAGAATTATATGAATCAGCTAGAATAGAGGGAGCTTCACAAACAATGATGTTTTTAAATATAACAATTCCGATGATATCACCAGTTATATTCTTTAACTTTATTATGCAACTTATTCAAGCTTTCCAAGAATTTAATGGACCTTATATTATAACAGGTGGTGGACCACTTAACTCAACAAAATTACTACCACTATTAATATATGATAATGCATTTAATTACTATCAAATGGGGTATGCTTCAGCGATATCATGGGTATTATTTTTAATAATAATGATATTCACACTATTTTCATTTAGAAGTCAAAAATATTGGGTACACTACTCTGATAGTGGGGAGGAATAAAAAATGGAAAATGTAAAAAATATAAATATATCAATAGATGAAATCTCAGATGATATCAGAAAAGAGAATCAATTAAGAGCAAGAAAAAGAAATATAATATCAGGTATTAAAGTTGGATTGAGATATTTAACTTTAGCTATTGTTGGAATAGCTATGCTCTATCCTTTAATTTGGTTACTAGGAGCTTCTTTTAAAACAAATGCTGATATTTTTACAAGTATAGGATTTATACCTAAAGATTTTAAATTTGATTTTAGTGGATATGTAAATGGATGGAAAACGTCAACGGAGTATACATTTACAACATATTTTTTTAACACCTTTAAAATTGTTTTACCAAAAGTTGCTTTAACAATTGTATCAGCAGTTTTAACAGCTTATGGTTTTGCAAGATTTAAATTCCCAGGGAAAAAGATTTTATTTGGAATTTTGATATCAACTCTTTTACTACCAAATGTAGTTTTAAGAATTCCACAATTTTTAATGTATAAAAACTTTGGTTGGTTAGATACATATTTACCTTTATTTATTCCTGCAGCTTTTGCTACAGATACATTCTTTGTATTCATGTTAATACAATTTATAAGAGGGTTACCTAAGGAGATTGAAGAGGCTGCTTGTGTAGATGGATGTAACTCTTTACAAACACTTATTTATATAATGGTTCCTATGCTAAAACCAGCAATAATATCTATTGCACTATTTCAATTTATGTGGACTATGAATGATTTTATGGGGCCGTTAATCTATTTATCAAGTGTTGAAAAATATCCAGTAGCATTGGCATTAAAAATGTCTATGGATGTAAGTAGCAGTGTAAACTGGAATCAAATTTTAGCGATGTCAATAATTGGATTAGCACCTTCATTAATTGTATTTTTCTGTGCTCAAAGACACTTTGTAGATGGAATTTCAGCTGGAGGAGTAAAAGGATAAGAGAGGTAAAATATGGAGATAAATATAGTATTAATAAATTCAAGAAGTTTTACTTTTGAAATAAATAACACAGATAGATTCTATCTTAAAAATAAGTTAGAAGTTAAGATTGGAAAACAAAAATTTGAAATAGAAAAAACAGTTAATAGTGTTTATGATTTAGAACCAGAAACAAATTATACACTGGAAATTTACGATAATGGAGAATTGTTAATAAAGAAAGATTTTATAACAAAAAGTGAAAGTTTTTCATTAAATGTTAAGAGATTTGGAGTGAAGGGGGATGGAGTATCAAATGATACCCTTCCTTTGCAAACAGCAATAATGTCTTGTCCTAAAAATGGAAGAGTGTATATTCCTAAAGGAAAATATTTAGTTACATCGTTATTTTTAAAAAGTGATATAACTATTGAATTAGGAGCTGGAGCTGAAATTTTAGGTGATACTAATCGAGATAATTTTGGAATTCTTCCAGGATTAATAGAAAATGAAAAAGATGAAGAATATTATTTAGGAACTTGGGAAGGAAATCCATTAGATAGTTTTTCTTCAATAATTACAGGAATAAACATAGAAAATGTAAAAATAATTGGAGAAGGAGTTATAAATGGACAAGCCTCTAAAGAAAATTGGTGGAATAATCCAAAGATTAAAAGAGGAGCCTGGAGACCAAGAACAATATTTTTAAATAAGTGTAAGAATATAACTATCGAGGGAGTTACGATAAAAAATTCACCATCATGGACAGTTCATCCATTTTTTTCTGAAAATTTAAAATTTATAAATTTAAAAATTCAAAATCCAGCCGATTCACCAAATACTGATGGAATAGATCCGGAATCATGTAAAAATGTAGAATACATCGGCATAGATTTTTCAGTAGGAGACGATTGCATAGCAATAAAATCTGGAAAATTATATTTAGGAGAAAAATTAAAAACTCCATCAGAAAATTTTCAAATAAGAAATTGCTTGATGAAATATGGTCATGGAGGAGTGGTTATAGGTAGTGAAATGTCTGGAGGAGTAAAAAACGTTAATATTGAAAAATGTATTTTTTACAAAACTGATAAAGGTATTAGGGTAAAAACAAGAAGAGGAAGAGGGGAACAAGGAGTTATTGATGGAATTATCGTAAAAGATGTATATATGGATGAAGTTAAAGTTCCATTTGTTTTTAATTCTTTCTATTTTTGTGATCCAGATGGAAAAACAGAGTATGTTTATACAAAAGAAAAACTCCCTGTAGATAAGAGAACACCTCATATAAAAAATTTAGAATTTGAAAATATTGTATGTATAGAGACAGAGGTTTGTGCTGGATTTTTATATGGACTGCCAGAAAAACCTATTGAAAATATAAAATTTAAAAACATAAATATAAGTTTTACAAACAAAGATGTAGAAGCAGATTATCCAGCTATGATGTCTCATATCGAAAAAGAGAGTAAATGTGGGTTTTTTATAGCAAATGCAGAAAATGTAAAGTTTGAAAATGTTGTTATATCTGGAAATGTTGGGGAACAAATAAGAATTCAAGGAGAAAAAGAGTAAGATAACTCTTTAAAGGGGTACGGTAAAATGAAAAAATGTATACGAATAAATAAAAAAGATAATGTTGCAGTTGCCCTTTTACCTATAAATAAAGGAGAAATTGTAGAGGTTGAAGATTTAAAAATTAAATTAAAAGAGGATATAAAAAAAGGTCATAAGTTTACTTTAGAGTTGTTGGGAAAAAATAAAGATGTAATAAAATATGGAATGCCAATAGGTCATACTTTGAAAGATGTAGAAGCAGGTCAATGGATACATACACATAATTTGAAAACAAATTTGAATGATTTAGATACATATTCATATGGAGATTTAGAAGGTGTAGATTTAGAAGGAGCTAAAAGAAAAAAAGTAAATGTGTATTTAAGAAAAAATAATAAGATAGGTATTAGAAATGAGTTGTGGATTATTCCAACTGTAGGATGTGTAAATGGGATTGGAGAAAATATAATAGAAGAGTTTAAAAAGAGATTTGATATATCAAAAGTAGATGGATTAAATGTTTTTAAACATAATTACGGGTGCTCACAGTTAGGAAAGGATCATATAACAACTAGAACAACACTTCAAAATATAGTGACACATCCAAATGCAGGAGGAGTTTTAGTTTTAGGGCTTGGTTGTGAAAATAATCAAGTGAAAGAGTTCAAAGAAACTTTAGGTGAGTTTGATAAAGAAAGAGTTAGATTTTTGATAGCTCAAGATTCCGAAGATGAAATAGAGGAAGGTGTAGAACTTTTAAAAGAGTTATACGATAAAGTTATTTCTGAATCAAGAGTTGAAAAAGAGTTCGGAGATTTAGTTGTAGGACTTGAATGCGGAGGGTCAGATGGATTTTCTGGAATAACTGCAAATCCACTAGTAGGGGAATTCTCAGACTATATAGTCGAACATGATGGGACAACAATTTTGACAGAAGTTCCAGAAATGTTTGGAGCAGAAACTTTACTTATGAAAAGATGTATTAATAAAGATATATTTAATAAAACAGTAGATATGGTTAATGATTTTAAAAAATACTTTATCTCGTATAATCAGTCTATTTATGAAAATCCATCTCCTGGAAATAAAGAGGGTGGAATATCAACACTAGAAGATAAATCCTTGGGGTGTACTCAAAAATCAGGTATTTCTAAAGTCAAAGATGTATTAAGATATGGAGAGGTAGTCAAATCTAAAGGATTGGTACTTCTTGAGGCGCCAGGGAATGACTTGGTTGCTACTACAGCATTAGGAGCAGCTGGAGCTCATATAGTTCTTTTTACAACAGGACGGGGAACTCCGTATGGTGGATTTGTTCCAACAATAAAAATATCAACAAATACTGAACTGGCAAAGAAAAAGCCAAAATGGATTGATTTTGATGCAGGAAAACTATTAGATAGCAATGTTACAATGAAAGAATTGCTAGATGAATTCGTTGATTATATAATAGAAGTAGTTGAAGGTAGAAAAACAAATAATGAAATAAATAATTTTAAAGAAATCGCTATTTTTAAAAATGGTGTGACTCTTTAAGAGGGAGGATAGATGTTAATACAAGTTAATAATGATGAAAGTATTCAAAATATAATTGATAGTATTCAACATCATCAAGTTGTAATATATTTAAAAAATGGTATATATCGAGAGAAAATATTAATTGATAAACCAAATATAACACTAGTTGGAGAAGAAAAGGGAAAAGTTATTTTAGTTTGGAGTGATGCATCAGGAACTTTAATGAGAGAAGATTCTGCTAAAACTTATGGAACAAGTGGAAGTGCAACAGTAACATTAACATCAAATGCTAAAGGATTTAAAGCTGAAAATATAGTTTTTAAAAATGACTTTGGTTATCCAAAATCATTTTTAAAGGATAAACAGGCTGTAGCTTTAAAAAATGATGCAGATAAATCTCTATTTATAGGGTGTGAATTTTTGGGATATCAAGATACTTTGTACGCAAATAAAGGAAGACAATATTATAAAGAT
Coding sequences within it:
- a CDS encoding glycoside hydrolase family 88/105 protein — its product is MDSINTKSRKYISNYLKSYKPYKGKWCYEDGCLLQGAMLLYKTTKEDEYLNFVYSYLDDFIDEDGVIKGYEKNEFNIDNINAGKVLFDVYNFTGNEKYRKAIEKLYEQILEHPRVPQGNFWHKKRYENQVWLDGMYMVEPFYIRYETEFNGKRNYGDIFKHFINVRENMFDEKFKLHYHGWDTAKKCSWIVPETGLSKNFWLRAIGWHLMSIVDTLEYMSEEIFNEYRGLQILFKEAIKGVDEYRDLMKNMWYQIVDKKEMNGNYLETSGSLMVAYAMMKGARLGYIGERYSEIGKKAFEGIYKEYLREKEDKSLSLDGICLVAGLGGFGGQERDGSYEYYLSEPIVSDDVKGSGIFLMTYSEYLYLEKDVMNSEK
- a CDS encoding carbohydrate ABC transporter permease, which translates into the protein MKSKQFNGYLFIAPWIIGFLIFTVYPFISSLWLSFTNYNLLSAPKFVGLSNYIKLFNDPLFLKTLSNTLKYVFITVPIKLAFALFIANILNYKLKGINFFRTAYYIPSILGGSVAIAVLWRFLFSDQGLINIIIGYLGVNPISWLGDPKYALFTVSLLRAWQFGSAMVIFLAALKNIPEELYESARIEGASQTMMFLNITIPMISPVIFFNFIMQLIQAFQEFNGPYIITGGGPLNSTKLLPLLIYDNAFNYYQMGYASAISWVLFLIIMIFTLFSFRSQKYWVHYSDSGEE
- a CDS encoding carbohydrate ABC transporter permease, which gives rise to MENVKNINISIDEISDDIRKENQLRARKRNIISGIKVGLRYLTLAIVGIAMLYPLIWLLGASFKTNADIFTSIGFIPKDFKFDFSGYVNGWKTSTEYTFTTYFFNTFKIVLPKVALTIVSAVLTAYGFARFKFPGKKILFGILISTLLLPNVVLRIPQFLMYKNFGWLDTYLPLFIPAAFATDTFFVFMLIQFIRGLPKEIEEAACVDGCNSLQTLIYIMVPMLKPAIISIALFQFMWTMNDFMGPLIYLSSVEKYPVALALKMSMDVSSSVNWNQILAMSIIGLAPSLIVFFCAQRHFVDGISAGGVKG
- a CDS encoding glycoside hydrolase family 28 protein; translated protein: MEINIVLINSRSFTFEINNTDRFYLKNKLEVKIGKQKFEIEKTVNSVYDLEPETNYTLEIYDNGELLIKKDFITKSESFSLNVKRFGVKGDGVSNDTLPLQTAIMSCPKNGRVYIPKGKYLVTSLFLKSDITIELGAGAEILGDTNRDNFGILPGLIENEKDEEYYLGTWEGNPLDSFSSIITGINIENVKIIGEGVINGQASKENWWNNPKIKRGAWRPRTIFLNKCKNITIEGVTIKNSPSWTVHPFFSENLKFINLKIQNPADSPNTDGIDPESCKNVEYIGIDFSVGDDCIAIKSGKLYLGEKLKTPSENFQIRNCLMKYGHGGVVIGSEMSGGVKNVNIEKCIFYKTDKGIRVKTRRGRGEQGVIDGIIVKDVYMDEVKVPFVFNSFYFCDPDGKTEYVYTKEKLPVDKRTPHIKNLEFENIVCIETEVCAGFLYGLPEKPIENIKFKNINISFTNKDVEADYPAMMSHIEKESKCGFFIANAENVKFENVVISGNVGEQIRIQGEKE
- a CDS encoding UxaA family hydrolase; translation: MKKCIRINKKDNVAVALLPINKGEIVEVEDLKIKLKEDIKKGHKFTLELLGKNKDVIKYGMPIGHTLKDVEAGQWIHTHNLKTNLNDLDTYSYGDLEGVDLEGAKRKKVNVYLRKNNKIGIRNELWIIPTVGCVNGIGENIIEEFKKRFDISKVDGLNVFKHNYGCSQLGKDHITTRTTLQNIVTHPNAGGVLVLGLGCENNQVKEFKETLGEFDKERVRFLIAQDSEDEIEEGVELLKELYDKVISESRVEKEFGDLVVGLECGGSDGFSGITANPLVGEFSDYIVEHDGTTILTEVPEMFGAETLLMKRCINKDIFNKTVDMVNDFKKYFISYNQSIYENPSPGNKEGGISTLEDKSLGCTQKSGISKVKDVLRYGEVVKSKGLVLLEAPGNDLVATTALGAAGAHIVLFTTGRGTPYGGFVPTIKISTNTELAKKKPKWIDFDAGKLLDSNVTMKELLDEFVDYIIEVVEGRKTNNEINNFKEIAIFKNGVTL